The Vulcanimicrobium alpinum sequence GCCGGGGAACGCCGCCGAGTCGACGCGCACGCCGAAGCCGCCGGGCTCTTTGTAGCGCGCGACCGTGCCGGGCGCCGGCCGGAAGCCCTGCGCGGGATCTTCGGCGTTGACGCGGACCTCGATCGCATGGCCGCGGAACGTGATGTCGGCCTGCGCGACGGAGAGCGGCCGCCCGGCCGCGACGAGGATCTGCTCGCGCACCAGATCGATCCCCGAGATCTCTTCGGAGACGGTGTGCTCGACTTGGATGCGCGTGTTCATCTCCAGGAAGTAGAACGCGTCGCCGCTCACCAGACACTCGATCGTGCCGGCCGAGTCGTAGCGGATCGCGCGCGCGGCCTGGACCCCCGCGGCGCGCAACCCTTCGCGGACGTTCTCCGGGATGAGCGCGGGCGCTTCTTCCCAGAGCTTCTGATGACGGCGCTGCAGCGAGCAGTCGCGTTCGCCGACGTGCATGACGTTGCCGTGCTTGTCGGCAAGGACTTGCAGCTCGATGTGCTTCGGGTTTTCGAGATACCGCTCGACGTAGATCGTCGGGTTGCCGAAGTATGCGGTCGCCTCGCGCTGCGCGGTGGAGAACGCCGCGGCGAGTTCGTCGACGCTGCGCGCGACCTTCAGCCCTTTTCCGCCGCCGCCGCCCGACGCTTTGAGCGCCAGCGGCAGACCGTACTTCTCGGCGGCGACGCGCGCCGCGTCGGCGTCGCCGATCGCGTCGGTCCCGCCCGGTACGACCGGAACCCCGGCCGCGACCATCGCTTGGCGCGCGCGGATCTTGTCGCCCATCGCATCGATCGCTTCGGGATGCGGGCCGATCCACGTGATCCCCGTGTCGATCACCCGGCGCGCGAACGGTGCGTTCTCGGCGAAGAAGCCGTAGCCGGGATGGATCGCGTCGACGCCCGCGCGCTGCGCGACCTCGAGGAGCCGGTCGGCATTGAGATACGACTGCGACGGCGCCGCCGGCCCGAGGAGAAACGCTTCGTCGGCGTAGCGCACGTGCAGCGCGTCGCGGTCGGCGTCGGAGTAGACCGCGACTGTCGCGCAGCCGAGTTCCTTCGCGCTGCGCATCACGCGGATCGCGATCTCGCCGCGGTTCGCGACGAGGATCTTGCGAAACGGGGCGCCGCTCACGGGCGGCGCCCCGCCGCGCGCCAGCGCGACGACACGGAGCCGTACGCGCGCGAGCCGGCCGCGTCCTGATCGCCGAGCCGCGCGGCGAGCCCCCAGCGCGAGGCCGGCGGCGCGGCCGCCGCAGGCGCGTGCGCGCGCTGGATCGCGACGAAGGCGGCGGCGATTGCCGCAAGCATCTCGCCGTCGGGCCCGGCGGTACGTTCCCGGTCCATCACGCCTGCGCGGTGTCGGGGTACATCCCCATGGCGTGATAGCCGGCGTCGATGAAGTGCACGTCGGCGGTGACTTGGGTCGAGAGATCGGAGGCCAGGTAGACGGCGCAGTTGCCGACGTCCTCCGCGCTGACGTTACGCTTGAGCGGCGAGGCGGCCGCGACTTTCGCCGGCATCGACGAGAAGCCGGCGACCTGGCGCGACGAGGCCGTTTTGATCGGTCCGGCAGAGATCGCATTGACGCGGATTCCACGCTCGCCCAGATCGAACGCCAGGTACCGCACGATCGACTCGAGCGCGGCTTTCGCGATCCCCGCGATATTGTAATTCGGCACGATCTGCGTTGCGCCGAGGTACGTCAGCGCCATCACCGAGGCGTTGTCGTTGAGGTTGCGTTCGAGCGCGTTGACCAGCGCGATCA is a genomic window containing:
- a CDS encoding acetyl/propionyl/methylcrotonyl-CoA carboxylase subunit alpha, with the protein product MSGAPFRKILVANRGEIAIRVMRSAKELGCATVAVYSDADRDALHVRYADEAFLLGPAAPSQSYLNADRLLEVAQRAGVDAIHPGYGFFAENAPFARRVIDTGITWIGPHPEAIDAMGDKIRARQAMVAAGVPVVPGGTDAIGDADAARVAAEKYGLPLALKASGGGGGKGLKVARSVDELAAAFSTAQREATAYFGNPTIYVERYLENPKHIELQVLADKHGNVMHVGERDCSLQRRHQKLWEEAPALIPENVREGLRAAGVQAARAIRYDSAGTIECLVSGDAFYFLEMNTRIQVEHTVSEEISGIDLVREQILVAAGRPLSVAQADITFRGHAIEVRVNAEDPAQGFRPAPGTVARYKEPGGFGVRVDSAAFPGFTITPDYDSMIAKLIVRGRTREETLARLARAIDEYVIEGVPTTLPLLRALCDFAPVRDASYGTATLEPFAASLVPAASNGARAEPAGCSESSADGETLRVEVNGKLFRVRFVDLPLAGAALAPAAAKPVPKKGGGGRKPGAAAAGNDVIAPMHGVVVEIPAAPGASVSEGDVVAVIEAMKMMNEIRAHKSGTVEAVHVAAGTTVEARTPLLTIA
- a CDS encoding enoyl-ACP reductase FabI — its product is MALLDGKTLLVTGVANRWSIAAGIAKQLHAHGARLILTYQGERVEDAVREHAREFGGAAVHPCDVTSEESLRALAAAAGPIDGLVHSIAFVKKEDLSGKVYTTSRDGFATAMDISAYSLIALVNALERNLNDNASVMALTYLGATQIVPNYNIAGIAKAALESIVRYLAFDLGERGIRVNAISAGPIKTASSRQVAGFSSMPAKVAAASPLKRNVSAEDVGNCAVYLASDLSTQVTADVHFIDAGYHAMGMYPDTAQA